The Lepisosteus oculatus isolate fLepOcu1 chromosome 4, fLepOcu1.hap2, whole genome shotgun sequence genome window below encodes:
- the gpr61l gene encoding probable G-protein coupled receptor, whose amino-acid sequence MEVLGQMLNPMTNNTATNDSSSHVKPISTPASTDLGVFPNVQTNFKNLLGIFFMVSLNIVALLANTAVIVVIIKAPHLRKFGFVCHLCIVDLLSAVFLMPLGIVSSSPFFDMVVFSVLECQVYIFLNICLICASIFTITAISIERYYYIVHPMRYEVKMTLSLAIAVMIFIWVKSILLAFIPLLGWSMDSTQTSTNAAHCSLYWNHSSYKKIFVIIFSILCFFLPAIVIFTVYCNVYKVARIAALQHGPIPTWATSPKRRSDSINSQTTIITTRNLPQRLSPERIFGGSKAAFTLIIIVGQFLLCWLPYFSFHLQLSGNKALKSPGDMEIVVTWLAYSSFAINPFFYGLLNRQIREELCKLRRCYMTRPTEVGVSSHDGSLQENFLQFLQRTSCTVETRSSYINSSPRNTLDQTIQGFRIPGQIPEEFS is encoded by the coding sequence ATGGAGGTCTTAGGTCAAATGTTGAACCCGATGACAAATAACACAGCAACAAATGACTCTTCTAGTCACGTGAAGCCTATTTCTACACCTGCAAGCACAGATCTAGGAGTTTTTCCCAACGTACAAACCAATTTCAAAAACCTGCTTGGGATTTTCTTTATGGTGTCACTGAACATTGTTGCGCTACTGGCCAATACAGCTGTAATAGTGGTGATCATCAAAGCCCCACATTTGAGGAAGTTTGGATTTGTCTGTCATCTGTGCATTGTGGACCTTCTCTCTGCTGTATTCTTAATGCCCCTGGGCATTGTCTCCAGCTCCCCCTTTTTTGATATGGTTGTGTTCAGTGTGTTGGAATGCCAGGTTTATATTTTCCTTAATATCTGCCTTATTTGTGCCTCAATATTTACCATAACAGCCATTAGCATTGAAAGGTATTATTACATAGTACATCCCATGAGGTATGAGGTCAAAATGACCCTCAGCCTAGCTATAGCAGTGATGATTTTCATCTGGGTTAAGTCGATTTTATTAGCATTCATTCCCTTGCTGGGGTGGTCCATGGACAGTACTCAGACCTCAACAAATGCTGCCCATTGCTCTTTATACTGGAACCACAGCAGCTACAAAAAGATCTTTGTCATTATCTTCAGCATCCTCTGCTTTTTCCTCCCTGCCATTGTCATCTTCACTGTGTATTGTAATGTCTACAAAGTGGCCAGGATTGCCGCTCTGCAACATGGACCCATTCCCACGTGGGCCACTAGTCCGAAAAGACGCTCCGACTCGATCAACAGCCAGACAACAATCATCACCACCAGAAACCTCCCCCAAAGGCTTTCCCCTGAGAGAATCTTTGGAGGGAGCAAAGCAGCGTTTACTCTGATTATCATCGTGGGCCAGTTTCTTCTCTGCTGGCTGCCTTACTTTTCATTTCACCTGCAATTATCAGGCAACAAAGCACTCAAAAGCCCAGGAGACATGGAGATTGTGGTCACTTGGCTCGCCTATTCCTCTTTCGCCATCAACCCCTTCTTCTACGGACTTCTGAACCGGCAGATCAGAGAGGAGCTGTGCAAGCTCAGAAGGTGTTACATGACGAGGCCCACAGAAGTTGGCGTGTCTAGCCACGATGGCTCCCTTCAGGAGAACTTCCTTCAGTTTTTACAAAGGACCAGCTGCACAGTGGAAACCCGCTCCAGTTACATCAATTCCAGCCCCAGAAACACTCTAGACCAGACTATACAAGGATTCCGTATTCCTGGACAAATTCCCGAAGAGTTCAGCTGA
- the cav4a gene encoding caveolin-2, with product MIKVDHTAETKSALDVVEQQAENNVHSAQQDTIPVVESRDPRGVNAYLKVSFEDVIAEPDTVHSFDKVWIWSHALFEVSRLWFYRIITLVLAIPVSLISGILFAILSCLHIWCVMPCVQILLINMRSIQTIWGSVLDIAISPFFRSIGRCFSAIGVRLAHD from the exons ATGATCAAAGTGGATCATACTGCAGAAACCAAGAGTGCTCTCGATGTGGTAGAGCAGCAAGCAGAGAATAATGTCCACTCAGCCCAACAAGACACAATTCCTGTGGTGGAGAGTCGAGACCCAAGAGGTGTAAATGCATACCTTAAG GTTTCCTTCGAAGATGTGATTGCAGAACCAGACACAGTACATAGTTTTGACAAAGTATGGATTTGGAGCCATGCCCTGTTCGAAGTTTCAAGGCTTTGGTTTTACAGGATAATAACACTTGTCCTTGCTATCCCTGTGTCTTTAATCAGTGGAATACTTTTTGCTATATTAAGCTGCCTTCACATTTG GTGCGTCATGCCTTGTGTCCAAATCCTGCTGATCAACATGAGGTCCATACAGACCATCTGGGGATCAGTCCTGGACATTGCCATCTCCCCTTTCTTTAGGAGTATAGGGAGGTGTTTCAGTGCAATCGGTGTGCGTTTGGCTCATGACTGA